GGATTTGATTGGTTCTGGATCCTTCAGCTCGTCGCCTCAGGAGGAAGTGACGTGTTCTGTGGGAACTGATCAGAGAACGTAAAAATCTACCCAACACAGTATCTATTTGTACAAATATACAAGTCTGTCTTTAGTTTTTAAGGAGGATTAAGGCGATCAGGAGGTAACGTTGTATTTCCGGGAGGCGTTATGATGTTTTTAGAGGGTTTTAAATGGTTTTGTGCTGAGAGTTTCCACTTCAGGGAATAACGGAGATATTAAAGTAGTACAATTGTTTGTGAGGAGGGGCTGATTTAACATATGAATCTTGCGACAGACGGACGGAGGCAGCTGggcctcctcagcagctgctggtgtcCAGGAGCTGCTTGGCCCCCGACGCGTCCTCGGGGTTGGCCCGGTGCGCGTCGGGCGCTTTGGCCGTCGGCTTCTGCCTGCGTTTGATCTTGAAGACGTCCCACTTCTCGGACAGCAGCCCCTTGTTGAAGACGATGGACGTGAGCCAGGAGAAGAGCAGGATGGACAGCAGCGAGATGACCATGATGGCGGTGCGGAAGGGGAAGTACTGCGTCATCTTGCCCTCGGCGTCCGGCCGGCAGCCGGGGAACTTGATGGCGGGCGGGAGGCCGATGAGGGGCTCGCCGCTCAGGATCCTCATGACGATCCCCATCAGGTAGCCCACCGTGGCGCCGTAGCCGTTGGACACCTTGAAGAAGAGGATGCAGACCAGCTGGGGGAACATGATGGTGTAGGACATGTCCACGCCCACCAGCCAGAAGACCAGGACGCTGCTGTCCAGGAAGGTGAGCGCCGTGCCGGCCACGCCCACCGCCACCACCGAGATCCGGATCACCCACTGCATCTCACGGTCCGACGCCTGGAGGATCAGATCACGCCACGTTAGAACGTGAAATGCATGGAAACTGAGCTGAAGTGAGCAGAACAGAAGCGGCTCATTGTATGGAACGTTCCCCGGAGGATGAAAGGCTCAAACACATGGCTGCTTTTACAGAGCAAACATGATAAAGCGTGGGCTTTCTGTACATTACGAGTGACTCACTGAAGTCAATGGCTGCTTTGTGGCAGTTCCAGTTGTTGGAGGATAATGCAACAATCATAAAGAATGTCGGCTGTAAATGTCCAACACCCACGTGAGGCTCTTAATGATGACGCCCATTTCAggaattttgtttttcagcgaATTTCTTGGCAGATTTATGAGCAGCATTAAAGACCCTCATAGTTATTTATAAATCACTCCGGTACTGCTGGAATGTTCACTTTGTAATCCTGGTAAATTCTGTTGTTGCTGATATGCAGATATTTAGAGGTTGAAACACAGAtttatgtgtgtattttctctttTCGGTATATCTTCTTGTATTTTATCGTTTACTCATTTTACACAATGAAGAACTTCACATCAGCAATACTATTACACAGAGCTGACTCTGCCACGGGCCTCAATTTGTGGATCTACCAATCTAACTTTTAATTTAAACCCACTTTTAAGATGATTGTTTGGCCCCTCTGTCCTCACCTGCTTCCTGAAGATGTTCTTATAGATATTTGAGGAGAACAGCGACGCAGACGACAGCAGGGCCGAGTCCATGGAGGACATGACGGCAGCGGCCACCGCTCCGATGCCGATGATGGAGACGTACGGCGGCGTGAGGAACTGCAGGGCGATGGGGAGGATGGAGCCCGCCTGGTCTCGCTCGTACGGGGTGGGCAACCCGTAGCTGGTGGAGTTCCAGTCTGGGTGGAGGATGAAGGCATGTGTCAGAGAGGAGACTGGAGGCCAGGGCAGGCCGAGCCGGCAGGAGGCTTCTCCAGGAGGGAAGGTGAAGGGCGTGTACCTGTGGAAGCAGCCACTGCCCCCACCAGGATGGAGGGGATGCCCAGCACCAGGCAGAAGGCCGAGGAGGCGAAGCAGGTCACCTGAGCCTGAGTGTAGGACGAGGCGGACAGGATTCTCTGGTAGAAGGCCTGGTAGGCCAGACCGCCCAGCGCCTAGCATGACACGGTTCACACAGGAGTCAGGAAGGAGCATCTTCCTCAACCACGACACAATTCAAACTAACATGCTGGATAATCCAGGAACGGCTGTAACTGTAATCAAGGACTACTCTGACTTCTTCCCGTATTCCTTCACTCACCAGCAGCATGAAGTCGTCAAACCACTTTCCAGCCTGGTCCAGCTCCACCGTGCCGACCCAGGGGGCCTGGAAGGTCTGGTTGTAGGCCGTCAGCGAGATGTCCACAGAGTGAGGGTTGGTCAACAGGAAGGGAACACACACCcactgtaaacacaaacacaaccacacgGCTCATCAGATTAGAGACCCAGGAGGGCGAGACTGAGGTGCAGCGCTCAGTC
The nucleotide sequence above comes from Salarias fasciatus chromosome 6, fSalaFa1.1, whole genome shotgun sequence. Encoded proteins:
- the LOC115390741 gene encoding high affinity choline transporter 1-like; the encoded protein is MALNVPGLVVMAGFYLLILGTGIWASMRSKREEKKCSGDGMEITLLAGRNINLLVGIFTLTATWVGGGFILGIAEATYNPTLGAVWALMPVPYIVTFFLGGFFFAKPMRENKYVTMMDPFQKKYGNVLATALIFPALVADVLWVARTLVSLGGTMAVILDLSYVYSIIVSSVVAIIYTLLGGLYSVAYTDVIQLILIFISLWVCVPFLLTNPHSVDISLTAYNQTFQAPWVGTVELDQAGKWFDDFMLLALGGLAYQAFYQRILSASSYTQAQVTCFASSAFCLVLGIPSILVGAVAASTDWNSTSYGLPTPYERDQAGSILPIALQFLTPPYVSIIGIGAVAAAVMSSMDSALLSSASLFSSNIYKNIFRKQASDREMQWVIRISVVAVGVAGTALTFLDSSVLVFWLVGVDMSYTIMFPQLVCILFFKVSNGYGATVGYLMGIVMRILSGEPLIGLPPAIKFPGCRPDAEGKMTQYFPFRTAIMVISLLSILLFSWLTSIVFNKGLLSEKWDVFKIKRRQKPTAKAPDAHRANPEDASGAKQLLDTSSC